Genomic window (Methanobacterium sp.):
TTAACCAATATCTAATCTATCTACACCCAGCAGTTGAACGCCAGAACTGCTATTATTTTTTTTTTTAAAAAATTCATTCATTTTCCCCTAAAACTGAGTCTAAGGAAATAAGATTAATGGGAAAAAGGAAAGAGATTTATATTAAACTACTATTATGATAATAAGGTAATAAAGATTCCATATAAGTATGATTGATATAGGAAGATTATAATGATTGATTATGTTTTCGGCCTGTCTGTGCGGGCTTTGCTCACTGATGATGAAGGGAAAATTCTTATTTTGAAAAGATCAACTAATTCCAGAACTAACCCCGGAAAATGGGAATTTCCAGGGGGAAAGGTCGATCAAGGAGAATCTTTTGATCATGCTTTAGTTAGAGAGGTACACGAAGAAACTCAACTAAATATATCCTTAGAACATGTAGTGGGAGTTTCTGAACAAAATTTACATGTTATAAGAGCTGTTCATATTATAATGTCTGGTGAA
Coding sequences:
- a CDS encoding NUDIX domain-containing protein; the encoded protein is MIDYVFGLSVRALLTDDEGKILILKRSTNSRTNPGKWEFPGGKVDQGESFDHALVREVHEETQLNISLEHVVGVSEQNLHVIRAVHIIMSGEIMGGTLKLSSEHEGYAWVFFENLPEYDLADWLQDFVNNQNIAPYPEENDDEKTVVNNVKPWLKSIQSSMNKIIKR